The sequence atggGGCAGGAATGAGAGATgttcattttacttcctttggggTATTGTGCCGTTTTTAATCTTTGCAACTATGGTTCCAAACAGGCAATTATTGCTGCTGAATTTCTCTTTAACAGTTCAAGACTGTTAAATCACATTTGGAAGGGCAGTTTCAAGCATGTTTTGATAATTCCCCTTTAGGGATGAGGTTGAAAGCTAGAATTATAGTCTTAACCAAGGAAAATTTTGCTGCAAGAAATTCTTGAAATTTAGTTTTGGCATCATCTTCCTAAGTCTCCTTTATCTAGACGGTGCAAAACAGTGGAACCTGACAGAAACTTGAAAAAGCcatggaaggagagggagacacGCTGGCAAGTCAGCCTCAAAAATGAACACCTCTCCCTGTATTGATATCAGATTACTGGGAGAGCTCGTCAGAAAGGTATACCACCAGGACCCCACACCTCCTCAGTTCTCAGCAGCTGGAGGTGTACAGTCATATTGCAAGGCAGGGTGGAACTGATGGACTCTGAGAccaaaagatgaagaaaagaacaaagagacagaaaaaaaaaaagatctagaaGAACATGAATGAAAGTGAGCAGATGCACAGTAGAAAGGAACTATACAATAACAAACATGGCTCATGGAGCTGGGTGGAGCAGCAGTGGCCAGGTGTCCCAAGGCATATGAACTCACTGAGAAAGCAGCACATTGGCATAAGGCTTCTAAACCTTGGCTCTCCTGGGAGTCTCTGCTCTTAGAACACCAAACTAGccaaaaattctcaaaaatccCAAATTAGGCTGGTCAAATGGGCCAAAATACAAGAAAGACTGGCTACAAGGGAGTTGGTCAGGCACAGCCCCTACTACACCCTTTACTAGCAGCTCTGGGAGGTatctgtgtatttgtgtgtatgtgtctcaAGATCAGCCTAGACTGGTCCTGGCATCCCCAAACTAGGGGTGAACTCCCTGGGCAGTGACTCCAGCCTGGAGGGAATGCCTTCAGCCTGGTCAGTGTCGGCTCTGGCGCTTTGCAATCTCCTCCTTGATGCGCAACTTGAGGGCCTCTCGCATGGGCGGATCCAGAGGCGTGTGTGCTGACACCTCCTCACTCACCCTTCCTGGATCATCGTCCTACGTGGGGGAAGAGTCAGGAAGCTCAGGGCCTGGCCTCTTCTGGAAAGACCACCTGCCCTGTCCCTAGATAATACTCTCAAAGAATTCCATTTGACTCATAACTTCTTTCCAGTGCCTGTCATTTCCCAGGTATCCCCTGTAACACTGtaacagtgattctcaactgaGGGTCATGAACCCTCTCTGTTGCCCACTGAGGATCACTGTGTGATGGAAGTTGTGCTCAAAGGCATTGCCCAGCAGTCTATGCTCCCATATGGAGCAGACACTTCCCTCTGACCCTGATGAAAGCAGTGGCTTGGGGACTGGCAGTGATTTCTACCAGTTCCTAGGACCTTCAGGCCGTAGCTGTTTCCACCAGGCGTACCTGATACACGATAACTGATGTGACTTCCCCGCTGTCCGCCTCATATTCTAAGCAGAAGAGCTGATGGCTAGAAGGCTCTGGCTCAGAGCCTCCACTACTGCTGCTTTCACCGGACTCTTCACAGTCTGGGTTGCTTGGGTGGATAGAGCCATCTGGAAGGAtgaaccagaaagag is a genomic window of Phyllostomus discolor isolate MPI-MPIP mPhyDis1 chromosome 6, mPhyDis1.pri.v3, whole genome shotgun sequence containing:
- the C6H2orf68 gene encoding UPF0561 protein C2orf68 homolog gives rise to the protein MEAAPNSGAALCCKPGGRLDMSHGFVHHIRRNQLARDDYDKKVKQAAKEKARRRHTPAPTRPRKPDLQVYLPRHRDGSIHPSNPDCEESGESSSSGGSEPEPSSHQLFCLEYEADSGEVTSVIVYQDDDPGRVSEEVSAHTPLDPPMREALKLRIKEEIAKRQSRH